The Schistocerca gregaria isolate iqSchGreg1 chromosome 1, iqSchGreg1.2, whole genome shotgun sequence genome includes a window with the following:
- the LOC126289929 gene encoding homeobox protein Hox-A13-like has protein sequence MAVSSCWMVQRRFSSEEGQCSSSSSRCEPAAGTPPRRINRYLADRAVAAAAGGGAAGVGGWRDAPLPPACAAAAAAAAAAAAAASPVQCAEAAPPAATSAAPAARVHSTSVSAAASASPVRHQVTARLVAAANFHLSGASVSQRYHTFRVRTELTDCTLRIVSCS, from the coding sequence ATGGCTGTTTCTTCATGCTGGATGGTCCAGAGGCGCTTCTCGTCTGAGGAAGGCCAGTGTTCCAGTTCCAGCTCGAGGTGTGAGCCGGCTGCCGGAACACCGCCGCGGCGGATCAACAGGTATTTAGCCGACCGGGCAGTTGCGGCCGCGGCCGGCGGAGGCGCTGCGGGCGTCGGGGGGTGGCGCGACGCCCCGCTGCCACCggcgtgcgccgccgccgccgccgccgccgccgccgccgccgccgccgccagtccAGTCCAGTGTGCAGAGGCTGCTCCGCCGGCTGCCACatccgccgcccccgcagcgcgcgTTCACTCTACCTCCGtgtccgccgccgcctccgcctcacCGGTCCGACACCAGGTAACCGCACGGCTTGTCGCAGCGGCGAACTTCCATCTGTCTGGTGCGAGCGTCTCTCAGCGGTACCACACTTTCCGAGTTCGCACTGAACTCACCGACTGTACATTACGCATCGTATCCTGCTCCTAG